GCAAATGCTGGAGAGGCCGATCTTCATGATACCAAGCTCGATGAGGCTGATCTCTTGGGGGCGGATTTACACGACACGGATCTGCATGAGGCCGATCTGCACGAGGCCGATCTCCGGGATGTGAATCTGCATCACGCCAATCTGCATGAAGCCGATCTGAGCAAAGCTGACCTGAGCGAGGCTGATCTGAGCGACGCGGATTTGAGTGGCGCCGATCTGGGTGAAGCGCGGCTCCGCTGGACCAATCTCAAAGGCGCAAACCTGAGCGGCGCTGATTTCAGTATGGCGAACCTGAACGGCGCGAATCTGACAGGAGCCAGCCTCTGCGGCGTTGACCTCACGGGCGCGAATCTCTGCGACGCCAATCTGGAGAACGCGAATCTTTGTCTGGCCAATTTCAGGGGTACGGAGCTGAATATGACCAATCTGAGTGGATCGGAGACGTTTCACACCTGTTTCATGAATGTCGATCTCAGAACGGTCAAGGGGCTTGATGCGATCAATCACCGGGGGCCATCGGAAATCAGTATCAGCACCCTTTACCGATCGCAGGGACAGCTCTCCGACGCGTTCATGCGCGGATGCGGCGTGCCTGAGGGAATGATCGATCATGTCAGATCCATGTCCGGCAAGGATTTTGATTACCTGTCGTGCATCATCAGCCACAGCTCCCGTGACAAAAAGTTTGTCGAGCGTCTGTTCGCCGATTTGCAGAAAGAGGGAATCAGGTGCTGGCTTTGCCCCGACACGCTCAAAAGCAATCGCTATCTCGAACAGTATCTCGACCGGGCGAATCAGTGCTGTGAAAAGATGCTGCTTGTCGTTTCCGATGCCAGTATGAAGGGCGAGTGGTTGAAAAACACGTTCTTCAAAGCGGCTCAACGTGAAGCAAGAGATGGGCAGCGGTTGCTCTTTCCGGTCAGCCTGGTCAGGGAGAGCAAGCTCGACGAGTGGGACCTGACCGATCACGAAAGCGGACGGAATTTTGGTCGGGAGCTGAGGAAAAATTTCATCCCCCTGTTTTATGGTTGGGAGCGTGACAACGCTCTTTACAACAGTCAATTGAACCAGCTTGTCGCTTCGCTGAAATCGGTCGATCCAGGCCGTTCATGCCAGCTTTGAAAAGTCCTGGCGTTATGATATCGTTTCCCTAAAAGGCAGAAACCCTTTACAACCGTGTGGTGTAAAGGGTTTCCTGTTTTTCAGTCTGTCTGGCTTACCGGTTTTGCCGGTATATCAGAATCCGCATGAGCCGGTTACTGCTTCGGTGCGATCGCCGTGGTGATGGCTTTGGTGGCACCCTCGACAAGCTGCGTTGCCGAATTGATGCTGGTGGTGCAGAGTTGCACGCATGCATTGGTAACCGGCTGAACGGTGTCGGTAGCGGTTTTGAGCGCGCTGCCAGCCATGTCCACAGCCTGCTGGGCCAAATCGCCCACAGCGGTGAAGAGATCGCCAAATACGCCGATGTTTCCTGATTCGTTTGCCATGATGGTCAGTATTTATGTGTTGAAAAGAGAAGCGAATATCCGTGATGAACCGCGTGGAACAAACGCAGTGCGATTTTACCTCAATGTAATACAATCCTATCTCATTTCACATAAATGAATGAGGTTAGACGTTCATGACCGAGCTGCCGAATCGTTTGTGATGCAGAGGTTTTTGGGTATGGAAGGGGTGCCGGGAAGAAATGCCTCCGGTCTGCGTTATCGCGTTCAGATTTATTATCTTGCGAGTAGATAACGTAACTGAACCGCCTGTCGCGCGCTCCTTTTCGGACGAGGCAGCAGGCAAGAACGAGAGGATTGCCCCTGCATGGAATTTGCAATCGAGAGCAAACCGGAATTGCGGAAGAGGCTGCTTGCGAGGCGCAGGGCGATGACGCTGGAGCGGTGGCTTTCGGATAGCGAAAAGATTCAGGCGCACGCCGCATCATTGCCGAAGTTGCGCGAGGCCGCTCGGGTTCACTGCTACGTCTCGATGGAGCACGACCGCGAGGCGCGGACGCTAGAGCTGCTCGAAAAGCTTGCACTCGAAGGGAAAGCGGTGTATATGCCTTATATTGAACAGGGGATCATGAAGACTTCCATTTACCATTCTGCCCAAAAGTTCAGGATTTCGGTATCGGCACCGCCCACTCCCGAGCCGCTCGTGCTCTCCGGAGAGGAGCGTTTCGAGGTGGTCTTTGTGCCACTCACGGGTTTTGACCGGAGAGGGGGGCGGATCGGTTTTGGAAAAGGTTGGTACGACCGTTTCTTCAGCCGTCTGTCTGGGCATGGTATCCATCCGGTGAAAATCGGTTTGGCATTCAGTTTTCAGGAGGTTCCGTCGGTGCCGTGTGATCCCTGGGACGAGCCGCTCGACATGGTGGTCACAGAAAATGAAATCATCAATTGCCAGTACAACAGCAAATGACAGATTCGGAAAACGGGACATTGGTTCCGGCGGCTATAGCCGAGCCGGATCTGCGCGATCCCTTGCTCTACGTGAACCGTGAGCTGAGCTGGATCGATTTCAACCAGCGAGTGCTCGAAGAGGCACTCGATTCCGCCGCGCATCCGTTGTTGGAGCGCGTCAAGTTCCTCTCGATTTTCAGCTCCAACCTCGACGAGTTTTTCATGATCCGCGTGGCGGGACTTGATGACCAGTGCGCTGCGGGCATCAACGAGCGCTCGGTCGATGGCCTCACGCCTATCGAGATGCTCGAGCGGATTCGCGAGCGCGTCATCGGCCAGCTCCGGCAGCGCAACGCCTGTTTTTTCGATGATATTCTGCCTGCGCTCAAAAGGAAAGGGATCGAATTCGTCAGTGTCTCTTCGCTTTCCGTCGAGCAGCAGCAACTTCTTCAGCACTATTTCAGAAAGGAGGTTTTTCCGGTTCTGACGCCGCTCGCTTTCGATACGGGCCATCCCTTTCCGTTCATGTCCAACCTCTCGCTGAATCTTGCAATCGAGCTTGAGGACGAGGAGAGCGGAGCGATCAAGTTTGCTCGCGTCAAGGTGCCCGGCATTTTGTCGAGAATCATCCGACTCGACCAGATCGAGGGTCTCGGCTTCGACGACGGACGGATACGCCTACTGTGGCTCGAAGACCTTGTAGAGCACAACCTCGATCAGCTCTTTCCGAAGATGCGCATTTTGCAGTGCCACCCATTCAGGATCATCCGTGACGCGGATATCGAGATCGAGGAGGACGAGGCGGGCGATTTGCTCGAAAGCATCGAACAGGGGGTGCGCTCGCGCCGCTATGGCAAGGTGGTACGTCTCGATATCAATCCCGACATGCCGCACTCCATCCGGAGCCTCCTCGTCAAGAACCTTGAAACTTACGAGCGGAACGTTTACGAAATTGGCGGCGTGCTCGGCATGAGCGCGCTGATGGAGCTGCTTAAAATCGACCGGCCTGATCTGAAAGACGAGCTTTTCGTGCCGAACAATCCGCTTGATGACAAGCGGACTGCTGACATATTTGCTGAAATGCGTTCCGGCGATATGCTGCTGCATCACCCATACGACTCGTTCAAGCCAGTGGTTGATCTCATCTGGCAGGCGGCGCGCGATCCCGATGTGCTCTCTATCAAGCAGACGCTCTACCGGGTAGGCAGCAACTCGCCGGTGGTCAAGGCGCTGATGTTCGCCGCCGAGCAGCGCAAGCAGGTGGCGGTGCTGGTCGAGCTCAAGGCAAGGTTTGACGAGGAGAACAACATCCTCTGGGCGCGTTCGCTCGAAGATGCTGGAGCGCATGTGGTTTACGGCCTGCCCGGCCTGAAGACTCACGCCAAGCTCACGATGATCGTACGGCGTGAGCAGGAGGGACTTCGCCACTACCTGCATCTCGGCACCGGCAACTATAACACCGTGACCGCGAGAATCTATACCGATTATAGCTATCTGACGACCGACCCGGTGCTTGCTGACGACGTCACCGAGCTGTTCAACTCACTGACCGGCTACTCGAAGCATCGCGAATATCGCTCGCTGATCGTTTCTCCGCTTAATATGCGGCGCTGGATCATGGAGATGATCCGTCACGAAGTCGACCACCAAAAGCATACCGGCAACGGCAGAATCGTCATGAAGATGAATGCACTGGTCGATGAGGAGATCATCCGAGCGCTCTACCGCGCCTCGATGGCCGGCGTGAAGATCGATCTGGCCATCCGGGGTATCTGCTGTCTCAAGCCTGGTATTCCCGGCATCAGCGAAAACATCCGGGTTGTCAGCGTGATCGGTAGATTTCTCGAACACAGCCGGGTTTATTATTTTAACAATGGAGATCATGCCCGGATTTTTCTGGGCAGTGCTGACATCATGCCGCGTAACCTCGACAAGCGGGTCGAGACGCTTTTTCCCGTTATTGAGCCGCGCCTGGTTGAATCGATCAAATCCGATCTTGAACTGACCCTGAGCGATAACCGCAAATCGTGGGAGATGCAGCCGGACGGAACCTACATCAGAAAACGGGGCGGGCGGCCAGCAGTCGACAGCCAGAGGCTGTTTATGCGGCGCTCTCTCCGGAGGAAGAAAAACATCAAAAAAAAGGTTAAAGGATTATGAAGATTGCAGTTGGAAGCGATCATGCAGGAGTGGAGCTGAAGAAGTTCGTCCTCTCATGGCTTGAAAAGCATTGCTATGATTTCGAGGATATGGGTCCCTATTCCGCCGAATCAGTCGATTATCCCGATTATGGCCACAAGGTTGCTGAGGCGGTCGCCCGCGGGGATTTCGATCAAGGAATTCTGATGTGCGGCACCGGCATCGGCATCTCCATTGCCGCCAATAAGGTGAAGGGCGTCCGCGCGGCCAATGTTTGTAATCCGGAGTACGCGGCGCTGGCGCGTCAGCACAATGACGCCAATGTGCTCGCCTTCGGGGCACGTTTCAACGACGACTCCAGTGCAGCGAAGATTCTCGAAAGCTGGTTCGCATCAGAATTCGAGGGGGGACGTCACCAGCGACGCGTCGATAAAATCGAGTTTTGCTGCTGAATGTCGGTAACCTTCTCATATCTGGCCGAGACGGACTATCCGGTCTTCACTCTCGGCGGTTCGACAGCTGATGCGGCAAGGCGGCTCGCTGCTTCGGGGTGCGCCTGCGCTCCAGTGCTTGACGGCGAGCGCTACCTTGGCATGGTCCACCTTTCGCGCCTGCTTGAAGGGCGGAAGGGGTGGCCGACAGTGAAGGAGAAGCTCGGCGAGGAGCTGCTCGAAACCGTCAGAAGCTACCGGCCTGGCGAGCAGCTTTTCGACAATCTCATCTCCGTGGCGGCGGCAAAGTGCAGCGTCGTGCCGCTTGCCGACGAGGATGGCCGGTATGAAGGGGTGGTTTCCCGCAAGCGAATTCTCGGCTTTCTCGCCGAGCGTATCCACTCCGGCGAGGGCGGCTTGACGATGGAGATCGAGGTGCCGCCGACCGGGGCCAAGCTTTCCGAAATCATCGAGACCATCGAAAAGAACGACGCCTCGATCCTCAGCTTCACCTCGTGGACAACGGGCGAGGGACGAATCATCTTTTTCCGGGTCGCCACACACGACTTTTTCCGTCTGGTTAGAAACATGGAGAACTACGGCTACCTCATCCGCTACCACTCCGCGTTTCCCAACGCCGGTTACGACGAGCTTCGCGAGAAGGCGCTGGAGTTCATTCACTACATGGACATGTAGAGCATGGCAGCCAGGCGACATCATGACAGTTACGGCATATGCACAATGAAGCGTTCAGTACCATCGCGGCCAGGGTCAGGGAGGCCGCGCACAACTTGTATCCCGAGGTAGCGGCGCTGCGGCGCCATCTGCACCAGCATCCCGAGTTATCCTACCAGGAGTTCCAGACCACCGCCTTCATCAAGAAGTATCTTTCGGGACTTGGCATCGAGGCCGAACCGCCGCTCATGGAGACGGGCGTTATCGCGTTGCTTCGGGGCGAGGGCGCTCCACCATCCGGCGAGCGACGCACGGTGGCGTTGCGGGCTGACATCGACGCCCTGCCGCTTCAGGAGGAGAATGGTCACGATTTCTGCTCGACGGTCGAGCGCTGCATGCACGCCTGTGGTCACGATATGCACACGGCGATGCTGCTTGGCGCAGCCACCGTGCTCAGCGGCATGAAGGATGCGCTGAATGGCGATGTGCTCCTGATTTTCCAGCCCGCCGAGGAGAAAGCGCCGGGCGGCGCCAAGCCGCTGATCGAGGCGGGATTGCTGAAAAAGTACAAACCGTCAGCGATCTTCGCGCAACACTGCTTTCCCAGTGTCAAGAGCGGCAGCATCGCCATGTGCAAGGGCGGTTTCATGGCCGCCGCCGACGAACTCTATGTCACGATTCACGGCCAGGGCGGGCACGCTTCAGCTCCGCACAAGACTCGCGACCCGATCCTTGCGTCGGCGCACATCATCACCGCGCTCCAGCATCTGGTCAGCCGCGTCGCTCCGCCGCACGAATCCGCGGTGCTCTCCATCGCCTCGATCAGCGGTGGTCACGCGACCAACATCATACCCGGCAACGTGACCATGATGGGCACCATGAGAACCATGAACGAAGAGCTTCGGGCGCTCCTGCACAAAAAATTTGAAAAAACGGTGCGGCAGGTTGCCGATGCATTCGACGTTGAGGCCGAAGTGGAGATCAGAAGGGGCTATCCGGTGCTTTACAACGATCCGGCCATGACCGACCTTGCCTGGGAGGCGGGCAAGGAGTATCTTGGCGATGGCAACGTGCGTCAATCGGAGCCGGTCATGACCGCCGAAGATTTCGCCTATTACTTGCAGGAGTGTCCCGGAAGCTTCTGGCAGCTTGGCACGGGGCTTCCCGATTCCGCACCGGGAAATCTCTTGCACTCACCCACCTTTGATCCCGACGAGCACGCGCTCGAAACCGGCATGGGCATGATGAGCTACCTCGCGCTAAGGTTTCTTGCGGGGTGAAGAAAAAAAGGAGGGCGTGGACGAGGTGAACAAGGGAGAAAAAAGAAAAAGGCTGGCCGGGATGAACCGAGCCAGCCTCTTTTGATTTGTGGGTAAAGCTTTTTTTACGCCTTGCCGTTCGAACCGAGGACGTTGATGATTTTGTGCATGTAGAGCTGCTTGAGCGCGTCGCGTGCCGGGCCGAGGTATTTGCGCGGATCGAACTCTTCCGGCTTTTCGTCGAGCACCTTGCGGACGGCGGCGGTCATGGCGAGGCGTCCGTCGGAGTCGATGTTGATCTTGCAGACCGCAGAGCGTGCGGCTTCCCGAAGCTGGTCTTCGCCGATGCCGACCGCGTCCTTGAGCTTGCCGCCGTGGGCGTTGATCATCTGTACCAGATCCTGCGGAACGGACGACGCGCCGTGCAGCACGATGGGGAAGCCGGGAATGCGCTTCTCGATCTCGGCGAGGATGTCGAGCCTGATTTTGTGATCTTCACCCGGCTTGAACTTGAACGCGCCGTGTGAAGTGCCGATGGCGATGGCCAGACTGTCCACGCCGGTTTTGCCGACGAAATCCTCGACCTGATCCGGCTCGGTGTAGGTGTGCTTTGTGGCGTGAACTTCATCTTCGATGCCTGCCAGTACACCCAGCTCGCCTTCGACCGTGACGTCATGCTGGTGCGCAAATTCAACGACCTTGCGGGTCAGCGACACATTGTCCTCATAGCTCAGATGCGAGCCGTCGATCATTACCGACGAGAAGCCGGTCTCGATACAATCCTTGCACAGCTCGAAGCTGTCGCCGTGATCGAGGTGCAGCACAATCGGAATCTCGCGACCGAGTTCAGCGGCGTACTCGACCGCACCTGCGGCCAGATGGCGTAACAGGGTCTGGTTGGCGTAGCTGCGCGCACCTTTGGAAACCTGGAGGATGACCGGTGAAGCGGTCTCGACGCAAGCCATGATAATTGCCTGGAGCTGTTCGAGATTGTTGAAGTTATACGCAGGAATGGCGTATCCGCCGCTGATGGCTTTGGCGAAAAGTTCACGACTGTTGACGAGACCCAACTCTTTATACCCGGTGATTTTCTTCATAGAGTGCTCTCCATTTGAGATTTTATGGTTTTCAGTAGAGAATGAGAATTTTTGAAAGAATTTCCTGATCGTGCAGAAACCTGTTATGTAGATACTATGTTTTTGTAATATAATATAACCAAGCGGGAATTGGTTGAACTCCGGCCACTCCGGCTTAGAATGAATTCACAAAAGCTTCACAGTCAGTTTATGAAAAAGATACGCAAGACCCTCTCTCCGATTCTGTTTTTTCTCCTGATGCTCACCCTTTCGTGGGATCAGTCCATGGCTGCCGTTGGTCAAGCTGCTCAACCAGCCCTCCTCAAACCAACTCCGAACCAGGAGGAGGCCGCCCGTTACATCGCCCAGTACCTGCTTCAGAACCATTACCGCAAGGTGCCGGTCAACGACTCGCTCTCCCAGCAGATTTTCAAACGCTACC
The nucleotide sequence above comes from Chlorobaculum tepidum TLS. Encoded proteins:
- the rpiB gene encoding ribose 5-phosphate isomerase B, which produces MKIAVGSDHAGVELKKFVLSWLEKHCYDFEDMGPYSAESVDYPDYGHKVAEAVARGDFDQGILMCGTGIGISIAANKVKGVRAANVCNPEYAALARQHNDANVLAFGARFNDDSSAAKILESWFASEFEGGRHQRRVDKIEFCC
- a CDS encoding class II fructose-bisphosphate aldolase — protein: MKKITGYKELGLVNSRELFAKAISGGYAIPAYNFNNLEQLQAIIMACVETASPVILQVSKGARSYANQTLLRHLAAGAVEYAAELGREIPIVLHLDHGDSFELCKDCIETGFSSVMIDGSHLSYEDNVSLTRKVVEFAHQHDVTVEGELGVLAGIEDEVHATKHTYTEPDQVEDFVGKTGVDSLAIAIGTSHGAFKFKPGEDHKIRLDILAEIEKRIPGFPIVLHGASSVPQDLVQMINAHGGKLKDAVGIGEDQLREAARSAVCKINIDSDGRLAMTAAVRKVLDEKPEEFDPRKYLGPARDALKQLYMHKIINVLGSNGKA
- a CDS encoding CBS domain-containing protein, translated to MSVTFSYLAETDYPVFTLGGSTADAARRLAASGCACAPVLDGERYLGMVHLSRLLEGRKGWPTVKEKLGEELLETVRSYRPGEQLFDNLISVAAAKCSVVPLADEDGRYEGVVSRKRILGFLAERIHSGEGGLTMEIEVPPTGAKLSEIIETIEKNDASILSFTSWTTGEGRIIFFRVATHDFFRLVRNMENYGYLIRYHSAFPNAGYDELREKALEFIHYMDM
- a CDS encoding pentapeptide repeat-containing protein; translated protein: MNKKEPIADREPEPGSQTSKTTQAFEMLRRSVPEWNLYRQEHPGEAVEFNKKDFSETDLSGANLSDASFKAANFSGASLSRVSFRDAKLNGADFAGADLRQSDLSNADLSGANLVMADMSEANLDGANLSMADLNHANLKGAILTQSRLNCANLNECDMREAHLSWADLSGVALSMANAGEADLHDTKLDEADLLGADLHDTDLHEADLHEADLRDVNLHHANLHEADLSKADLSEADLSDADLSGADLGEARLRWTNLKGANLSGADFSMANLNGANLTGASLCGVDLTGANLCDANLENANLCLANFRGTELNMTNLSGSETFHTCFMNVDLRTVKGLDAINHRGPSEISISTLYRSQGQLSDAFMRGCGVPEGMIDHVRSMSGKDFDYLSCIISHSSRDKKFVERLFADLQKEGIRCWLCPDTLKSNRYLEQYLDRANQCCEKMLLVVSDASMKGEWLKNTFFKAAQREARDGQRLLFPVSLVRESKLDEWDLTDHESGRNFGRELRKNFIPLFYGWERDNALYNSQLNQLVASLKSVDPGRSCQL
- a CDS encoding M20 metallopeptidase family protein, whose translation is MHNEAFSTIAARVREAAHNLYPEVAALRRHLHQHPELSYQEFQTTAFIKKYLSGLGIEAEPPLMETGVIALLRGEGAPPSGERRTVALRADIDALPLQEENGHDFCSTVERCMHACGHDMHTAMLLGAATVLSGMKDALNGDVLLIFQPAEEKAPGGAKPLIEAGLLKKYKPSAIFAQHCFPSVKSGSIAMCKGGFMAAADELYVTIHGQGGHASAPHKTRDPILASAHIITALQHLVSRVAPPHESAVLSIASISGGHATNIIPGNVTMMGTMRTMNEELRALLHKKFEKTVRQVADAFDVEAEVEIRRGYPVLYNDPAMTDLAWEAGKEYLGDGNVRQSEPVMTAEDFAYYLQECPGSFWQLGTGLPDSAPGNLLHSPTFDPDEHALETGMGMMSYLALRFLAG
- the ppk1 gene encoding polyphosphate kinase 1, which codes for MTDSENGTLVPAAIAEPDLRDPLLYVNRELSWIDFNQRVLEEALDSAAHPLLERVKFLSIFSSNLDEFFMIRVAGLDDQCAAGINERSVDGLTPIEMLERIRERVIGQLRQRNACFFDDILPALKRKGIEFVSVSSLSVEQQQLLQHYFRKEVFPVLTPLAFDTGHPFPFMSNLSLNLAIELEDEESGAIKFARVKVPGILSRIIRLDQIEGLGFDDGRIRLLWLEDLVEHNLDQLFPKMRILQCHPFRIIRDADIEIEEDEAGDLLESIEQGVRSRRYGKVVRLDINPDMPHSIRSLLVKNLETYERNVYEIGGVLGMSALMELLKIDRPDLKDELFVPNNPLDDKRTADIFAEMRSGDMLLHHPYDSFKPVVDLIWQAARDPDVLSIKQTLYRVGSNSPVVKALMFAAEQRKQVAVLVELKARFDEENNILWARSLEDAGAHVVYGLPGLKTHAKLTMIVRREQEGLRHYLHLGTGNYNTVTARIYTDYSYLTTDPVLADDVTELFNSLTGYSKHREYRSLIVSPLNMRRWIMEMIRHEVDHQKHTGNGRIVMKMNALVDEEIIRALYRASMAGVKIDLAIRGICCLKPGIPGISENIRVVSVIGRFLEHSRVYYFNNGDHARIFLGSADIMPRNLDKRVETLFPVIEPRLVESIKSDLELTLSDNRKSWEMQPDGTYIRKRGGRPAVDSQRLFMRRSLRRKKNIKKKVKGL
- a CDS encoding chlorosome envelope protein F, encoding MANESGNIGVFGDLFTAVGDLAQQAVDMAGSALKTATDTVQPVTNACVQLCTTSINSATQLVEGATKAITTAIAPKQ
- a CDS encoding 5-formyltetrahydrofolate cyclo-ligase; its protein translation is MEFAIESKPELRKRLLARRRAMTLERWLSDSEKIQAHAASLPKLREAARVHCYVSMEHDREARTLELLEKLALEGKAVYMPYIEQGIMKTSIYHSAQKFRISVSAPPTPEPLVLSGEERFEVVFVPLTGFDRRGGRIGFGKGWYDRFFSRLSGHGIHPVKIGLAFSFQEVPSVPCDPWDEPLDMVVTENEIINCQYNSK